The proteins below come from a single Roseiflexus sp. RS-1 genomic window:
- a CDS encoding carbohydrate ABC transporter permease has translation MAVQESVGRAAAKPMGKPKLGKLARREEREFYLFISLWIIGFIAFDAGPILASFAISFTNWSMMTPPNWTGLQNYQRLIADPLFYTAMWNSLYFGVGSVGLGLIVSFLLALLLNQKVLGISVFRTIFYLPSVVSGIAVAILWIMILHQDFGLINTVLSWFGIKGPGWLMQPQWAKPALILMSLWGAGGSMVIYLAGLQSVPQHLYEAASIDGAGPWMKFWHVTVPMMSPVIFYNLIVGFIASLQGFVLVLIMTNGGPANATLMFGLYIYRVAFQFFQMGYASALAWILLVVIMAITALQFLGAKYWVFYEGEAAR, from the coding sequence ATGGCTGTGCAAGAGAGCGTCGGGCGCGCCGCGGCAAAACCGATGGGGAAGCCCAAACTGGGGAAACTGGCGCGACGCGAAGAGCGTGAATTCTATCTCTTCATTTCGCTCTGGATCATCGGGTTCATCGCGTTCGATGCCGGACCGATTCTGGCATCGTTTGCCATCAGTTTCACGAACTGGTCGATGATGACGCCGCCCAACTGGACGGGGTTGCAGAACTATCAGCGTCTCATCGCCGATCCGCTCTTCTACACCGCGATGTGGAATTCGCTCTACTTCGGAGTTGGCAGCGTCGGGTTGGGGCTGATCGTCTCATTTCTGCTGGCGTTGTTGCTGAACCAGAAGGTGTTGGGCATTTCGGTCTTTCGCACCATTTTCTACCTGCCATCGGTGGTGAGCGGTATTGCCGTCGCAATCCTGTGGATCATGATCCTGCACCAGGATTTTGGTCTGATCAATACCGTGCTTTCCTGGTTCGGCATTAAGGGTCCGGGATGGCTGATGCAACCGCAATGGGCGAAGCCAGCGCTGATCCTGATGAGTCTGTGGGGCGCCGGCGGCTCAATGGTGATCTATCTCGCCGGGTTACAGAGTGTGCCACAGCATCTGTATGAGGCGGCCTCCATCGATGGCGCGGGACCGTGGATGAAGTTCTGGCATGTGACCGTCCCAATGATGTCGCCAGTCATTTTCTACAACCTGATCGTTGGCTTCATTGCATCGCTTCAGGGATTCGTGCTGGTGTTGATCATGACGAATGGCGGACCGGCGAATGCGACGTTGATGTTCGGATTGTACATCTATCGGGTGGCGTTCCAGTTCTTCCAGATGGGGTATGCATCGGCGCTGGCGTGGATTCTGCTGGTGGTAATCATGGCGATCACCGCGCTCCAGTTCCTGGGCGCGAAGTACTGGGTGTTCTACGAGGGCGAGGCTGCGCGCTAA
- a CDS encoding ABC transporter substrate-binding protein yields MATHHEEELAHELKQRGLSRREILQIGARLGLSGAAIATVLAACGQAPQQPGTGAAPTIPPATEPTPASLYDPEEGNSGWPTNAVSDPTERVEISVAHAWDAVFFERQKQFDALFMQRHPNIVVKAENTPFGEYRQKYVAQAAGNALPDIMYCQFSWAQEFIKNGLFRPLDDYIAREKDFNLQDFTPQSLVSYQRDGKLWGIPYDEGPANLYYNKDIFDAAGIPYPDETWDLEKLKEVALKLTQGEGPNKIFGLGELPTLGDSLVAPPYLMPFGAQYLREPKEDECLINKPEAVAALEWWQELRDKGAVPSPADLQNVAWPAFQFGKIAMTLQGSWATPPIRAGAKFNWDIAMWPRGPKAHVTFSAGSAYMITRDSKNPDAAWIYLNEYLSTAGQSYMWGITGRGSPARLSAWPSYLNSKFAPPGAKYVEQAMRTIASHDIIDQPTGPQVTQAAGPIWDLVVAGQLSVKEACDQVFAAVDPIIAVNRA; encoded by the coding sequence ATGGCAACCCATCACGAGGAAGAACTCGCGCATGAGTTGAAACAACGCGGTTTGAGTCGACGGGAAATCTTGCAGATCGGCGCGCGTCTTGGTTTGAGTGGCGCGGCAATCGCAACAGTGCTGGCAGCATGCGGGCAGGCGCCGCAGCAACCCGGAACGGGCGCTGCGCCGACCATTCCGCCAGCAACTGAACCGACGCCAGCATCCCTCTATGATCCGGAGGAAGGCAACAGCGGATGGCCCACCAACGCCGTCTCCGATCCGACAGAGCGTGTGGAGATCAGCGTCGCTCATGCATGGGACGCAGTCTTCTTCGAGCGCCAGAAGCAGTTCGATGCCCTTTTCATGCAGCGTCATCCGAACATCGTCGTGAAAGCGGAAAATACGCCGTTTGGCGAGTATCGACAGAAGTATGTCGCGCAGGCTGCTGGCAACGCCCTGCCCGATATCATGTACTGTCAGTTCTCCTGGGCGCAGGAGTTCATCAAGAATGGTCTGTTCCGCCCGCTCGACGACTACATCGCCAGAGAGAAGGACTTCAACCTCCAGGACTTCACGCCGCAATCTCTCGTCTCCTACCAGCGCGACGGCAAACTGTGGGGCATCCCATACGATGAGGGTCCTGCCAATCTGTACTACAACAAGGATATCTTCGATGCCGCTGGCATCCCGTATCCCGATGAAACGTGGGACCTTGAGAAATTGAAGGAAGTTGCACTGAAACTGACCCAGGGCGAAGGACCGAACAAGATTTTCGGTTTGGGTGAACTTCCAACCCTCGGTGACTCGCTGGTTGCGCCGCCATACCTGATGCCGTTCGGCGCCCAATACCTGCGCGAGCCGAAGGAGGACGAGTGTCTGATCAATAAACCGGAAGCGGTCGCAGCGCTCGAATGGTGGCAGGAGTTGCGCGATAAGGGCGCCGTGCCCAGTCCGGCGGATCTGCAGAACGTCGCCTGGCCCGCCTTCCAGTTCGGCAAGATCGCCATGACCTTGCAGGGTTCGTGGGCGACCCCGCCGATCCGGGCCGGCGCAAAGTTCAACTGGGACATCGCCATGTGGCCCCGTGGTCCGAAGGCGCATGTCACCTTCTCCGCCGGCAGCGCCTACATGATCACCCGCGACAGCAAGAACCCCGACGCGGCATGGATCTACCTGAACGAGTATCTCTCAACCGCCGGACAATCGTATATGTGGGGGATTACCGGTCGCGGCAGCCCGGCGCGCCTCTCGGCGTGGCCCTCGTACCTCAACTCGAAGTTCGCCCCTCCTGGCGCAAAATATGTCGAACAGGCGATGCGCACGATTGCCAGCCACGACATCATCGATCAACCGACCGGTCCGCAGGTGACGCAGGCGGCAGGACCGATCTGGGACCTGGTGGTGGCCGGTCAGTTGAGCGTGAAAGAAGCCTGTGACCAGGTGTTTGCCGCCGTTGATCCGATCATTGCCGTCAACCGGGCGTAA
- a CDS encoding carbohydrate ABC transporter permease: MDADLQQTTIVSVRTQSGPLFGMRNQRLAQRVIVYALLLALSVVFILPFLWMVSTSLKQSEDVFTYPPSFFPTTFLWQNYPRGWTILPFNTFLINSLIVTSANVIGNLISCSLVAFGFARLRARGRGILFLALLATLMIPREVTIVPRFLLFSQMGLVNTLWPLILPAWFGYAFFIFLLRQFFMTIPTELDDAARIDGASSLRIFFEIILPLSKPALATVAIFAFIGNWSNLLDPLIYIRSQDLYTLALGLNLFRGQNFTQFNLLMAVSIITLIPVLTVFFLSQRLFVQGVTLTGMGGR, encoded by the coding sequence ATGGATGCCGATCTGCAACAGACGACGATAGTCAGTGTGCGAACGCAGAGCGGACCGCTGTTCGGCATGCGTAATCAGCGGCTCGCACAGCGGGTGATAGTCTATGCATTGCTCCTGGCGTTATCGGTGGTATTTATTCTGCCGTTTCTGTGGATGGTCTCAACATCGCTGAAGCAGAGCGAAGATGTGTTTACCTACCCGCCCAGTTTTTTTCCGACGACGTTTCTCTGGCAGAACTATCCGCGCGGCTGGACTATTCTTCCTTTCAATACCTTCCTGATCAATTCGCTGATTGTCACCTCCGCGAATGTGATCGGCAACCTGATTTCCTGTTCCCTGGTGGCATTCGGGTTTGCGCGACTGCGCGCCCGCGGGCGGGGCATTCTGTTCCTGGCGTTGCTGGCGACCCTCATGATCCCGCGTGAGGTGACGATCGTGCCGCGCTTCCTGTTGTTCAGCCAGATGGGGTTGGTGAACACCCTCTGGCCCCTGATCCTTCCTGCATGGTTCGGGTATGCGTTCTTCATCTTTCTGCTGCGACAGTTCTTTATGACGATCCCGACCGAACTCGATGATGCAGCGCGTATCGATGGCGCATCATCGCTGCGCATCTTCTTCGAGATCATTCTGCCGCTCTCCAAACCGGCGCTGGCGACTGTGGCAATTTTTGCGTTCATCGGGAACTGGAGCAACCTGCTCGATCCGCTGATCTACATTCGTTCGCAGGACCTGTACACCCTTGCACTTGGACTGAACCTGTTCCGCGGGCAGAACTTCACCCAGTTCAACCTGCTGATGGCGGTGTCGATCATTACGCTGATCCCGGTTCTCACTGTCTTCTTCCTGTCACAACGCCTCTTCGTCCAGGGTGTCACCCTGACCGGCATGGGGGGACGATAG